A window of Tautonia plasticadhaerens contains these coding sequences:
- a CDS encoding GDP-mannose 4,6-dehydratase — MRALVTGISGFVGGHLAEHLIDSGDQVVGLSASGRWSVASAHLAESVRLEAFDLVTDSVESLSRLIARKQPEAIYHLAAQANPSASLDDPRGTWGLNLGGTMTLLDAVRAAGLDPLPRVVLVGSGVSYGNPAPEDLPVSERCPLRPNNPYAASKAAADLLGIQHALSYGTPVVVARPFNHAGPRQEDRYVLGSFARQVAEVERGTRPRIEVGNLEVVRDFTDVRDIVRAYRLLAEHGQAGEVYNIGTGRDESLASMLETLRRLARAPVEVVVDPARVRPVDQPLLLADASKLRSRTGWEPRLSTEQTLADMLDHWRSALGDPS, encoded by the coding sequence ATGAGGGCGCTGGTCACCGGCATCTCGGGGTTCGTCGGCGGACACCTGGCCGAGCACCTGATCGACTCCGGCGACCAGGTCGTCGGCCTCTCCGCCTCCGGGAGGTGGTCCGTCGCCTCGGCCCACCTGGCCGAGTCGGTCCGGCTGGAGGCGTTCGACCTGGTCACCGACTCGGTCGAGTCGCTCTCCCGGCTGATCGCCCGCAAGCAGCCGGAGGCGATCTACCACCTCGCCGCCCAGGCCAACCCCAGCGCCAGCCTCGACGACCCGAGAGGGACCTGGGGCCTGAACCTCGGCGGCACGATGACCCTGCTCGACGCAGTCCGGGCCGCCGGACTCGACCCCCTGCCCCGGGTCGTCCTGGTCGGCTCGGGCGTCTCCTACGGCAACCCCGCCCCCGAGGACTTGCCCGTCTCCGAGCGCTGCCCCCTGCGGCCGAACAACCCGTATGCCGCCAGCAAGGCCGCCGCCGACCTGCTGGGCATCCAGCACGCGCTCTCCTACGGCACCCCGGTGGTCGTCGCCCGCCCGTTCAACCACGCCGGGCCGAGGCAGGAGGACCGCTACGTCCTCGGCAGCTTCGCCCGGCAGGTGGCCGAGGTCGAGCGCGGCACCCGCCCCCGGATCGAGGTCGGCAACCTGGAGGTGGTCCGCGACTTCACCGACGTCCGGGACATCGTCCGGGCCTACCGCCTGCTCGCCGAGCACGGCCAGGCGGGCGAGGTCTACAACATCGGCACCGGCCGGGACGAGTCGCTGGCCTCGATGCTGGAGACGCTCCGCCGCCTGGCCCGGGCCCCGGTCGAGGTCGTCGTCGACCCCGCCCGGGTCCGACCCGTCGACCAGCCGCTGCTGCTGGCCGACGCCTCCAAGCTCCGCTCCCGGACCGGCTGGGAGCCCCGCCTGAGCACCGAGCAGACGCTCGCCGACATGCTCGACCACTGGCGATCGGCCCTCGGCGACCCATCCTGA
- a CDS encoding PEP-CTERM sorting domain-containing protein, translating into MNRFHSLLTRTALLLAPLCPILSSPASATTVSLSVEAPGVQQSSFSNIVTEDFDSLSTGSTTLINSAVGTYSAAAPGGMIVSADAYGGAYQTQYLAVGNQSLPTTSITLDLAGPATYFGFYFGAIDALNTVDIFDGAELVASITRATILPLLGGDPDYFGNPNTGENTGEPYVYVNVVATSGTFDRVLFSNPSGTGLESDNHSVQVVPEPSSLAIAGIGLLGVGGATLRRRRRRKAG; encoded by the coding sequence ATGAACCGATTCCACTCACTCCTGACCAGGACCGCGCTGCTCCTGGCCCCCCTCTGCCCGATCCTCTCCTCCCCCGCGTCCGCCACCACGGTGAGCCTGTCCGTCGAGGCGCCGGGCGTCCAGCAGTCCTCCTTCTCGAACATCGTCACCGAGGACTTCGACTCGCTGTCGACCGGCTCGACGACCCTCATCAACTCCGCCGTGGGGACCTACAGCGCCGCGGCCCCCGGCGGCATGATCGTCTCCGCCGACGCCTACGGCGGCGCCTACCAGACCCAGTACCTGGCCGTGGGCAACCAGAGCCTGCCGACGACCTCGATCACGCTCGACCTGGCCGGCCCCGCGACGTACTTCGGCTTCTACTTCGGCGCGATCGACGCGTTGAACACCGTCGACATCTTCGACGGGGCCGAGCTGGTGGCCTCGATCACCAGGGCCACGATCCTGCCGCTGCTCGGCGGGGACCCGGACTACTTCGGCAACCCGAACACCGGGGAGAACACGGGCGAGCCCTACGTCTACGTGAACGTCGTCGCCACCAGCGGGACCTTCGACCGCGTCCTCTTCTCCAACCCCTCGGGCACCGGCCTGGAGTCGGACAACCACAGCGTCCAGGTCGTCCCCGAGCCGAGCAGCCTGGCGATCGCCGGCATCGGCCTGCTGGGCGTCGGCGGCGCCACCCTCCGCCGCCGTCGCCGCCGCAAGGCGGGCTGA